A portion of the Cryptomeria japonica chromosome 5, Sugi_1.0, whole genome shotgun sequence genome contains these proteins:
- the LOC131034589 gene encoding uncharacterized mitochondrial protein AtMg00860-like, producing the protein MEVQLLFAKASKCEFGMMKILYLGHVIGANGVKVHQEKIQVIVDWPPPRNVSDLRGFLGLYSYYRRFIKRFSQLAAPLTDLTRKGAFGWSDDAQGTFDRLKEVMCTCLVLALPDFSLPFVLECDTLGEGIGAVLMLKDIPLPMRIES; encoded by the coding sequence ATGGAGGTACAACTATTATTTGCTAAGgcatccaaatgtgagtttggaatgaTGAAAATTCTATATCTGGGGCATGTGATAGGGGCTAATGGAGTCAAGGTGCACCAGGAAAAGATTCAAGTGATAGTCGATTGGCCCCCACCTAGGAATGTTTCAGACTTGAGGGGATTCCTTGGGCTTTATTCTTATTACAGGAGATTCATCAAGAGATTCTCTCAGCTTGCAGCTCCCCTTACAGACCTCACACGAAAGGGTGCATTTGGTTGGTCAGATGATGCACAGGGAACATTTGATAGGCTTAAGGAGGTTATGTGTACTTGTCTTGTGCTAGCTCTTCCTGATTTCTCTTTGCCATTTGTGTTAGAATGTGATACTTTAGGTGAGGGAATTGGTGCAGTACTCATGCTGAAAGACATCCCATTGCCTATGAGAATAGAAAGTTGA